In Zingiber officinale cultivar Zhangliang chromosome 3B, Zo_v1.1, whole genome shotgun sequence, a single window of DNA contains:
- the LOC122056480 gene encoding WD repeat-containing protein 44-like, whose amino-acid sequence MTSTTRNLPEEDSGEEKFYESLDRILSSCSNSGSVSASDDESYTGGHRRRVGRLRLPPLRSLDVWFSEPASVEERRRRLLRHLGLSGDPALSRPRRSDAASCKISSPSSSSGVAWPGCDGSASKSLCQQRQVPSKPPLGVRFRIPDASKGILPIEGGVVPSDSRFVIKNLDDGREFVVKELQEDRMSNTVREVGTGRQLTMEEFDMCIGKSPIVQELMKRQSVEDATDSSGADSRSSGSGGSVVVRRSAGGWRWKKRGSWLRSIKNVAENMVARGHNCDRKRSDDKDSSSEMGGRSSSATNDNLDGLNDLNHCPERIRVRQYGKSQKELSGLCMTQEIQAHNGSIWSIRFSLDGQYLASGGEDCAIRVWEVLEVDRFGNLATDEASPEMTSTLASADRNQWDKQRRAKVRCSKKSVCSHPLKVPAHIVALSEKPVCCFRGHLGDVLDLSWSTSQFLLSSSMDKTVRLWHMSSTSCLKVFSHSTYVTCIQFNPVDDRYFISGSLDNKVRIWSIPDRQVIDWKDLHEMVTAACYTPDGLGALIGTHRGNCHLYDASDSKLIQKSQVDLKNRKKKITGFQFAPGNPSKVLVTSADSQIRIIHGDELVHKLKGFRNTNSQISAFPTADGKHVISASEDSHIYVWRFDDSQTQTKGNATTTQSYEYFHCRGVTVAAPWPNTSLQKMARTCPNNQANVASVGESDRLRLSDPQFCQRINSHQNGATGNSNWFNDKVTATWPEELMTPNKQSPKCNGDLCNGGTAAQSWEAFGLVIVTAGVGGEIKTYQNFDFPIHL is encoded by the exons ATGACCTCGACGACGAGAAATCTTCCGGAGGAAGACTCGGGGGAGGAGAAATTCTACGAGTCCTTGGACCGGATCCTCTCCTCCTGCTCCAATTCCGGCTCCGTCTCCGCCTCCGACGACGAATCCTACACCGGAGGTCACCGTCGCCGCGTCGGACGCCTGCGTCTCCCCCCTCTGCGCTCTCTCGATGTCTGGTTCTCCGAACCGGCCTCCGTCGAGGAGCGCCGCCGACGCCTACTCCGCCATCTCGGCCTCTCCGGCGATCCCGCGCTCTCTCGACCCCGAAGATCTGACGCCGCCTCCTGTAAAATCTCTTCCCCATCCTCCTCATCTGGAGTGGCCTGGCCCGGATGCGACGGCTCCGCGAGCAAATCGCTGTGCCAACAGCGGCAGGTCCCCTCCAAGCCTCCTCTCGGCGTTAGATTCCGTATCCCCGATGCTTCCAAAGGCATTCTTCCGATCGAGGGGGGAGTCGTTCCCAGTGACTCGCGTTTCGTGATCAAGAATCTAGACGACGGGAGGGAGTTCGTggtgaaggagttacaagaggaTCGGATGTCGAACACTGTCAGAGAAGTCGGAACAGGACGGCAGCTTACTATGGAGGAGTTCGATATGTGCATTGGGAAGTCCCCCATAGTTCAAGAGCTGATGAAACGGCAGAGCGTGGAGGATGCCACTGACAGCAGTGGCGCCGATTCCCGTAGTTCTGGTAGTGGGGGTTCTGTTGTTGTCAGAAGGTCTGCTGGAGGATGGAGATGGAAAAAAAGGGGAAGTTGGCTTAGAAGCATCAAGAATGTCGCCGAGAACATGGTGGCTAGAGGGCACAACTGCGACCGCAAGCGTAGCGATGACAAAGATAGTTCATCTGAGATGGGAGGGAGATCCAGCTCGGCTACCAATGATAACCTTGATGGTTTAAACGACCTAAATCATTGCCCTGAGAGAATAAGAGTCCGGCAATATGGGAAGTCTCAGAAGGAGCTCAGTGGTTTGTGCATGACCCAGGAAATCCAGGCGCATAATGGGTCCATCTGGAGCATTAGATTCAGCTTGGATGGGCAGTATTTGGCCAGTGGAGGCGAGGACTGTGCCATTCGTGTGTGGGAGGTCTTAGAGGTTGACAGATTTGGCAATTTGGCTACTGATGAAGCCTCACCAGAGATGACATCCACTTTGGCCAGCGCTGACAGAAATCAATGGGATAAGCAGAGAAGAGCAAAGGTTAGGTGCAGTAAGAAATCTGTGTGTTCTCACCCTTTGAAGGTACCAGCGCATATCGTTGCTCTGTCTGAAAAGCCTGTGTGTTGTTTCAGAGGTCACTTAGGTGATGTACTTGATCTATCTTGGTCGACATCTCAG TTTTTGCTTTCCTCTTCAATGGATAAAACGGTCCGACTTTGGCACATGTCCAGTACTTCCTGCTTAAAAGTATTCTCACATAGTACATATG TGACATGTATCCAGTTCAATCCTGTTGATGACCGATATTTCATCAGTGGATCCCTCGACAACAAGGTGAGGATATGGAGTATTCCAGATCGGCAAGTTATTGATTGGAAAGATTTGCATGAGATGGTCACTGCTGCTTGTTATACGCCTGATGGACTG GGTGCTCTAATTGGTACACATAGGGGAAATTGCCACTTGTATGATGCATCGG ATAGCAAGCTTAttcagaagagtcaagtagatctgaaaaacagaaagaagaaaatcacTGGTTTCCAG TTTGCTCCTGGAAATCCATCAAAGGTACTAGTAACATCTGCAGATTCGCAAATTCGAATTATTCATGGTGATGAACTGGTCCACAAGCTTAAAG gttttcgcAACACAAACAGCCAAATATCAGCCTTCCCAACAGCCGACGGGAAACATGTGATATCTGCTAGTGAAGATTCTCACATCTATGTATGGAGATTTGATGATTCTCAAACACAAACAAAAGGCAATGCGACCACCACTCAATCCTACGAATATTTCCACTGTCGGGGTGTGACTGTGGCTGCTCCTTGGCCAAACACCAGTTTGCAAAAGATGGCGAGAACTTGCCCCAACAACCAAGCAAATGTTGCATCAGTAGGAGAAAGTGACAGGCTTCGGCTTTCAGATCCTCAGTTTTGCCAACGCATCAATTCTCACCAGAATGGTGCCACTGGCAACTCAAACTGGTTTAACGATAAGGTCACAGCGACTTGGCCTGAAGAGCTTATGACGCCCAATAAGCAGAGCCCTAAATGTAATGGTGATTTGTGCAACGGAGGAACAGCAGCACAAAGCTGGGAAGCCTTTGGATTGGTGATCGTAACTGCAGGTGTGGGTGGTGAAATAAAAACGTATCAGAATTTTGACTTTCCCATCCATTTGTGA
- the LOC121968281 gene encoding 54S ribosomal protein L51, mitochondrial-like: MALRGVWQLQKLIVSYCDWGGSSRGIRAFMETHLPTFKEKNPQLEVVTEIIRNQHPHLKAFYKNHRERVVCVRNLTPEDVLLHATRLRNALGRKVVKLRTRHVTRQPSVQGTWTTALKF, from the exons ATGGCACTGCGAGGTGTTTGGCAACTTCAGAAGCTGATAGTGAGCTATTGTGATTGGGGAGGAAGTAGCAGGGGGATTAG GGCCTTTATGGAAACACATTTGCCAACCTTCAAGGAAAAGAATCCTCAGCTAGAGGTAGTTACAGAGATCATTCGCAATCAACATCCTCACCTGAAGGCCTTCTACA AGAATCATAGAGAACGAGTGGTCTGTGTGAGAAATTTAACACCGGAGGACGTTCTGCTGCATGCCACCAGACTAAGGAATGCACTGGGAAGGAAAGTTGTGAAGCTGAGAACAAGGCATGTCACAAGGCAACCCAGTGTTCAAGGAACATGGACGACTGCGCTCAAATTCTAG